The following are encoded together in the Prionailurus viverrinus isolate Anna chromosome B3, UM_Priviv_1.0, whole genome shotgun sequence genome:
- the ARHGAP11A gene encoding rho GTPase-activating protein 11A isoform X1: MWDRRLVRLALLQQLRAVYGIKVKSGRGQCDRRRHETAATDTAGKIFGVPFNVLPHSVIPEYGHIPSFLVDACTSLEEHIHTEGLFRKSGSVVRLRALKNKLDHGESCLASAPPCDVAGLLKQFFRELPEPILPVDLHEALFKAQQLGTEEKNKATLLLSCLMTDHTTDVLRYFFNFLKSVSLRSSENKMDSSNLAVIFAPNLLQTSEGHEKMSANTEKKLRIQAAVVQTLIDHASDIGHVPDFIQEKIPAMLGIDGLCATPSLEGFEEGECETPGDYKRKPRQSVGDFVSGALNKFKSNRTPSITPQQERTAQLPISPMNLTPNAKRKLPIESSHGFSSKKRKSIKHNFNLELLPTNLFNNSTPASVHIDTSPEGSAQSSFSPVAISGNDSISTSVLRRSKRIASKKICRVESGKAGCFSPKISRKEKVRRSLRLKFSLGKSSKDPNGCPGVDRYENVGRRLANQQSLKNRIESVKTGLLFSPDIDERLTKKGSKKISKSEENLLTPERLDGTSYRMSWTGPTNSGFQEMVTNEVSPIKANLEVESSSSEPDTSVEKLPVSSYERTLSNVQDKHNNSVTGSSLSGDENHLTTETLVKIQKAFSESGSNLHVLINHSQSSVTNVGKVKLSETSSIEYSPEKNLFETNDLTVIESNEHQTGKEEHSFPEQDISLHQTQNLDREATVKCYSTHVKIEHEESICSNIPKDYSVKQELPSDEHVKEQQSLGDKVNPELRESENIIEENLAKHAASTSSSEPITCNITNLSKCRPVRIVKQQSLVETCSATVSESLQMTERGNVSDHIQWFNKLSLNEPNKTKAKSPLKFQRTPVRQSVRRINSLLEYSRQPVRHKLASLGDAASPLVKSVSCDSALSSGMESTSKDSLISYTKSGPKEQKFTGCGQSNVDTVLKSSMELTSQSFSKTKRPPDSTNASLGSTRVCKQEVVSRGQIKVPLDDLTNHDILKSVVNNNAGFSPGINSRVLRKPSEKERVWYKGSPKNPIGKAQLLPTSKPVDL, from the exons ATGTGGGATCGGAGGCTGGTGAGGTTGGCCTTGTTGCAGCAGCTTCGGGCCGTCTATGGCATTAAGGTCAAGAGTGGCCGTGGGCAGTGCGATCGTAGGAGACATGAAACAGCGGCCACGGATACAGCG GGTAAAATATTTGGAGTACCTTTTAATGTATTGCCCCATTCTGTCATACCAGAATATGGACATATTCCAAG ttttcttgttGATGCTTGCACATCTTTAGAAGAGCATATTCACACAGAAGGGCTTTTTAGGAAATCAGGATCTGTTGTTCGTCTGAGAGCCCTAAAG aataaacTGGATCATGGTGAAAGTTGCCTGGCTTCTGCACCACCTTGTGATGTTGCAGGACTTCTTAAGCAGTTTTTCAGGGAATTGCCGGAGCCCATTCTTCCAGTTGATTTGCATGAAGCACTTTTCAAAGCTCAACAGTTAGGAACAGAAGAGAAGAATAAAGCTACATTACTGCTCTCCTGTCTCATGACTGACCACACAACCGATGTATTAAGATACTTCTTTAACTTTCTCAAGAGTGTTTCCCTTAG GTCTAGTGAGAATAAGATGGATAGCAGCAATCTCGCAGTAATATTTGCACCAAACCTTCTTCAGACAAGTGAAGGACATGAGAAGATGTCTGctaacacagaaaaaaagctCCGAATACAGGCTGCAGTGGTACAGACCCTTATTGACCATGCATCAGATATTG GGCATGTTCCAGATTTTATCCAGGAAAAGATACCGGCCATGTTGGGTATTGATGGTCTCTGTGCTACTCCATCATTAGAAGGTTTTGAAGAAGGTGAATGTGAAACTCCTGGTGACTATAAGAGAAAGCCAAGACAAAGTGTAGGAG ATTTTGTTAGTGgagcattaaataaatttaaatctaacAGAACACCCTCTATTACGCCTCAACAGGAAAGAACTG ctcAGCTACCCATATCACCCATGAATCTCACACCAAATGCTAAGCGTAAGCTACCAATAGAGTCTTCTCATGGTTTCTCAAGTAAGAAAAGGAAGTCAATCAAGCACAATTTTAACTTGGAGTTGTTGCCAACTAATCTCTTCAACAATTCTACACCGGCATCAG TTCACATTGATACAAGCCCCGAAGGGTCAGCTCAGAGTTCATTCTCTCCTGTAGCCATCAGTGGAAACGATTCGATCAGTACAAGTGTGCTAAGGCGAAGTAAGAGGATTGCAAGTAAAAAAATTTGCAG GGTGGAATCGGGAAAAGCAGGCTGCTTCTCTCCTAAGATCAGTCGTAAAGAAAAGGTCCGAAGATCTCTTCGTTTGAAATTTAGTCTGGGGAAAAGTAGCAAAGACCCA aaTGGGTGTCCTGGTGTCGATAGATACGAAAATGTCGGTCGACGACTTGCAAAtcaacaaagtttaaaaaataggatTGAATCTGTAAAAACAGGTCTCCTTTTTAGCCCAGATATTGATGAAAGATTAACAAAGAAAG GTTCAAAAAAGATCAGTAAGTCTGAGGAGAACTTATTAACCCCAGAGCGTCTAGATGGAACAAGTTACCGGATGTCTTGGACAGGACCTACTAATTCCGGTTTTCAAGAAATGGTGACAAATGAAGTTTCTCCAATCAAGGCAAATCTTGAGGTGGAAAGCTCTTCTTCAGAGCCTGATACTTCAGTTGAAAAGTTACCTGTTAGTTCATATGAACGCACCCTTTCTAATGTACAGGATAAGCATAACAACAGTGTAACTGGAAGCTCTCTTAGTGGGGATGAAAATCACTTGACCACAGAGACTCTGGTGAAAATTCAGAAAGCATTTTCTGAATCTGGAAGTAATCTTCATGTATTGATAAATCACAGCCAGTCATCAGTAACTAATGTGGGGAAAGTAAAACTAAGTGAAACATCTTCTATAGAATACAGTCCAGAGAAAAATCTGTTTGAGACTAATGATTTGACTGTGATAGAATCAAATGAACATCAAACTGGTAAAGAAGAACATAGTTTTCCAGAACAAGACATCTCACTACATCAAACTCAAAATTTGGATAGAGAAGCAACTGTAAAATGTTATTCAACTCATGTGAAGATTGAACATGAAGAAAGCATTTGTTCAAATATACCTAAAGACTATTCAGTTAAACAAGAGTTGCCTAGTGATGAACACGTAAAGGAACAGCAGTCTCTGGGGGATAAAGTAAATCCTGAATTAAGGGAGAGCGAGAATATAATCGAAGAGAACTTGGCGAAGCATGCAGCTAGCACTTCTTCCTCAGAGCCCATCACGTGTAACATAACAAACTTGTCCAAATGCAGGCCTGTGAGAATTGTTAAGCAGCAGTCGCTGGTGGAAACCTGTAGCGCTACGGTTTCTGAAAGCTTACAAATGACAGAGCGTGGTAATGTGTCAGACCACATACAGTGGTTTAACAAGCTTTCTTTAAATgaaccaaataaaacaaaggcaaagTCACCTCTTAAGTTTCAGCGTACACCTGTTCGTCAGTCTGTCAGAAGGATTAACTCCTTGTTGGAGTATAGCAGACAACCTGTACGGCACAAATTGGCGAGTCTTGGTGATGCCGCTTCTCCTCTGGTGAAGTCAGTGAGCTGTGACAGTGCTCTTTCCTCTGGTATGGAAAGTACATCAAAAGATTCCTTGATTTCATATACCAAATCAGGTCCTAAAGAACAGAAGTTTACGGGGTGTGGACAGTCCAATGTTGATACAGTTTTGAAATCAAGCATGGAGTTAACTTCTCAATCTTTCTCAAAGACCAAGAGGCCCCCAGACTCCACGAATGCTTCTCTTGGGTCTACCAGAGTTTGTAAACAGGAAGTGGTGTCCAGAGGCCAAATTAAGGTTCCCTTGGATGACCTGACAAATCATGACATATTAAAATCTGTTGTAAATAATAATGCGGGCTTTTCTCCTGGGATAAATAGCAGAGTCCTTAGGAAaccatcagaaaaagaaagagtctGGTATAAAGGTTCTCCAAAAAATCCCATCGGAAAAGCTCAGTTACTACCAACGAGTAAACCTGTAGACTTGTAA
- the ARHGAP11A gene encoding rho GTPase-activating protein 11A isoform X2, giving the protein MWDRRLVRLALLQQLRAVYGIKVKSGRGQCDRRRHETAATDTAGKIFGVPFNVLPHSVIPEYGHIPSFLVDACTSLEEHIHTEGLFRKSGSVVRLRALKNKLDHGESCLASAPPCDVAGLLKQFFRELPEPILPVDLHEALFKAQQLGTEEKNKATLLLSCLMTDHTTDVLRYFFNFLKSVSLRSSENKMDSSNLAVIFAPNLLQTSEGHEKMSANTEKKLRIQAAVVQTLIDHASDIGHVPDFIQEKIPAMLGIDGLCATPSLEGFEEGECETPGDYKRKPRQSVGDFVSGALNKFKSNRTPSITPQQERTAQLPISPMNLTPNAKRKLPIESSHGFSSKKRKSIKHNFNLELLPTNLFNNSTPASAISGNDSISTSVLRRSKRIASKKICRVESGKAGCFSPKISRKEKVRRSLRLKFSLGKSSKDPNGCPGVDRYENVGRRLANQQSLKNRIESVKTGLLFSPDIDERLTKKGSKKISKSEENLLTPERLDGTSYRMSWTGPTNSGFQEMVTNEVSPIKANLEVESSSSEPDTSVEKLPVSSYERTLSNVQDKHNNSVTGSSLSGDENHLTTETLVKIQKAFSESGSNLHVLINHSQSSVTNVGKVKLSETSSIEYSPEKNLFETNDLTVIESNEHQTGKEEHSFPEQDISLHQTQNLDREATVKCYSTHVKIEHEESICSNIPKDYSVKQELPSDEHVKEQQSLGDKVNPELRESENIIEENLAKHAASTSSSEPITCNITNLSKCRPVRIVKQQSLVETCSATVSESLQMTERGNVSDHIQWFNKLSLNEPNKTKAKSPLKFQRTPVRQSVRRINSLLEYSRQPVRHKLASLGDAASPLVKSVSCDSALSSGMESTSKDSLISYTKSGPKEQKFTGCGQSNVDTVLKSSMELTSQSFSKTKRPPDSTNASLGSTRVCKQEVVSRGQIKVPLDDLTNHDILKSVVNNNAGFSPGINSRVLRKPSEKERVWYKGSPKNPIGKAQLLPTSKPVDL; this is encoded by the exons ATGTGGGATCGGAGGCTGGTGAGGTTGGCCTTGTTGCAGCAGCTTCGGGCCGTCTATGGCATTAAGGTCAAGAGTGGCCGTGGGCAGTGCGATCGTAGGAGACATGAAACAGCGGCCACGGATACAGCG GGTAAAATATTTGGAGTACCTTTTAATGTATTGCCCCATTCTGTCATACCAGAATATGGACATATTCCAAG ttttcttgttGATGCTTGCACATCTTTAGAAGAGCATATTCACACAGAAGGGCTTTTTAGGAAATCAGGATCTGTTGTTCGTCTGAGAGCCCTAAAG aataaacTGGATCATGGTGAAAGTTGCCTGGCTTCTGCACCACCTTGTGATGTTGCAGGACTTCTTAAGCAGTTTTTCAGGGAATTGCCGGAGCCCATTCTTCCAGTTGATTTGCATGAAGCACTTTTCAAAGCTCAACAGTTAGGAACAGAAGAGAAGAATAAAGCTACATTACTGCTCTCCTGTCTCATGACTGACCACACAACCGATGTATTAAGATACTTCTTTAACTTTCTCAAGAGTGTTTCCCTTAG GTCTAGTGAGAATAAGATGGATAGCAGCAATCTCGCAGTAATATTTGCACCAAACCTTCTTCAGACAAGTGAAGGACATGAGAAGATGTCTGctaacacagaaaaaaagctCCGAATACAGGCTGCAGTGGTACAGACCCTTATTGACCATGCATCAGATATTG GGCATGTTCCAGATTTTATCCAGGAAAAGATACCGGCCATGTTGGGTATTGATGGTCTCTGTGCTACTCCATCATTAGAAGGTTTTGAAGAAGGTGAATGTGAAACTCCTGGTGACTATAAGAGAAAGCCAAGACAAAGTGTAGGAG ATTTTGTTAGTGgagcattaaataaatttaaatctaacAGAACACCCTCTATTACGCCTCAACAGGAAAGAACTG ctcAGCTACCCATATCACCCATGAATCTCACACCAAATGCTAAGCGTAAGCTACCAATAGAGTCTTCTCATGGTTTCTCAAGTAAGAAAAGGAAGTCAATCAAGCACAATTTTAACTTGGAGTTGTTGCCAACTAATCTCTTCAACAATTCTACACCGGCATCAG CCATCAGTGGAAACGATTCGATCAGTACAAGTGTGCTAAGGCGAAGTAAGAGGATTGCAAGTAAAAAAATTTGCAG GGTGGAATCGGGAAAAGCAGGCTGCTTCTCTCCTAAGATCAGTCGTAAAGAAAAGGTCCGAAGATCTCTTCGTTTGAAATTTAGTCTGGGGAAAAGTAGCAAAGACCCA aaTGGGTGTCCTGGTGTCGATAGATACGAAAATGTCGGTCGACGACTTGCAAAtcaacaaagtttaaaaaataggatTGAATCTGTAAAAACAGGTCTCCTTTTTAGCCCAGATATTGATGAAAGATTAACAAAGAAAG GTTCAAAAAAGATCAGTAAGTCTGAGGAGAACTTATTAACCCCAGAGCGTCTAGATGGAACAAGTTACCGGATGTCTTGGACAGGACCTACTAATTCCGGTTTTCAAGAAATGGTGACAAATGAAGTTTCTCCAATCAAGGCAAATCTTGAGGTGGAAAGCTCTTCTTCAGAGCCTGATACTTCAGTTGAAAAGTTACCTGTTAGTTCATATGAACGCACCCTTTCTAATGTACAGGATAAGCATAACAACAGTGTAACTGGAAGCTCTCTTAGTGGGGATGAAAATCACTTGACCACAGAGACTCTGGTGAAAATTCAGAAAGCATTTTCTGAATCTGGAAGTAATCTTCATGTATTGATAAATCACAGCCAGTCATCAGTAACTAATGTGGGGAAAGTAAAACTAAGTGAAACATCTTCTATAGAATACAGTCCAGAGAAAAATCTGTTTGAGACTAATGATTTGACTGTGATAGAATCAAATGAACATCAAACTGGTAAAGAAGAACATAGTTTTCCAGAACAAGACATCTCACTACATCAAACTCAAAATTTGGATAGAGAAGCAACTGTAAAATGTTATTCAACTCATGTGAAGATTGAACATGAAGAAAGCATTTGTTCAAATATACCTAAAGACTATTCAGTTAAACAAGAGTTGCCTAGTGATGAACACGTAAAGGAACAGCAGTCTCTGGGGGATAAAGTAAATCCTGAATTAAGGGAGAGCGAGAATATAATCGAAGAGAACTTGGCGAAGCATGCAGCTAGCACTTCTTCCTCAGAGCCCATCACGTGTAACATAACAAACTTGTCCAAATGCAGGCCTGTGAGAATTGTTAAGCAGCAGTCGCTGGTGGAAACCTGTAGCGCTACGGTTTCTGAAAGCTTACAAATGACAGAGCGTGGTAATGTGTCAGACCACATACAGTGGTTTAACAAGCTTTCTTTAAATgaaccaaataaaacaaaggcaaagTCACCTCTTAAGTTTCAGCGTACACCTGTTCGTCAGTCTGTCAGAAGGATTAACTCCTTGTTGGAGTATAGCAGACAACCTGTACGGCACAAATTGGCGAGTCTTGGTGATGCCGCTTCTCCTCTGGTGAAGTCAGTGAGCTGTGACAGTGCTCTTTCCTCTGGTATGGAAAGTACATCAAAAGATTCCTTGATTTCATATACCAAATCAGGTCCTAAAGAACAGAAGTTTACGGGGTGTGGACAGTCCAATGTTGATACAGTTTTGAAATCAAGCATGGAGTTAACTTCTCAATCTTTCTCAAAGACCAAGAGGCCCCCAGACTCCACGAATGCTTCTCTTGGGTCTACCAGAGTTTGTAAACAGGAAGTGGTGTCCAGAGGCCAAATTAAGGTTCCCTTGGATGACCTGACAAATCATGACATATTAAAATCTGTTGTAAATAATAATGCGGGCTTTTCTCCTGGGATAAATAGCAGAGTCCTTAGGAAaccatcagaaaaagaaagagtctGGTATAAAGGTTCTCCAAAAAATCCCATCGGAAAAGCTCAGTTACTACCAACGAGTAAACCTGTAGACTTGTAA